A single region of the Raphanus sativus cultivar WK10039 chromosome 1, ASM80110v3, whole genome shotgun sequence genome encodes:
- the LOC108809559 gene encoding uncharacterized protein LOC108809559 isoform X1: MVETRRSSSASKRLSPPETSSSRPSKRSKVAAAAAEPAGSSSASDVPIESQNPVSVPVSESVEPKPTTNDAERPVIANGEAPTVANCPDSDINQQQVQGLVTPTPTGEAVIEADKSKSKSGKKRSKAPWAKLLSQYPQNPHRVMRGPVFTVGRKGCDLYIKDQSMPSVLCELRLMEQQGGPSVASLEIIGNGVLVQVNGKNYQKSTCVHLRGGDEVIFSTPAKHAYIFQPLKDENLAAPDRASSLSIFEAQSSAPLKGLHVETRAGDSSSLHESSLLASLRKIHNLPFLPPTGKNGKRKQKNPEVSVLPSSSDDCIIPDVDMNDADSSNDHAAEKTVASPSLTANDDINADGNGMDPSQETEEGVSIPGPGYDIRPVLRLLDFRGNVSKMLKDDGREVKEVPKEYDSSSASVATRRQAHKDFLRAGVLNPQDIDVSFDNFPYYLSGTTKDVLITSTYVHMKSQSKFAKYASDLSTVCPRILLSGPAGSEIYQEVLAKALAKNFGAKLMIVDSLLLPGGTTAKEADSSKESSRRERLSAFAKRAVQAAHAVVLQHKKPTSSVEANITGGSTLSSQAVMRQEVSTATSKSYTFKAGDRVKFVGPATSSLTSFHTAAHSAILSRGPTTGLQGKVLLAFEDNISSKVGVRFDRPIVDGNDLGGLCEKDRGFFCTATSLRLDSSSSDNANRFAINEIFEVVSNESEKGSLILFLKDIDKSVSGNSEVYVTLKSKLDKLPENVVVIASQTQLDSRKEKSHPGGFFFTKFGSNQTALLDLAFPDNLGGRLQDRNKEMPKAVKQITRLFPNKVTIQLPDDEALLLDWKEKLDRDTEILKAQANITSIRAVLSKNRLECPDLETLCIKDQSLPTDSVEKVVGWAFSHHLMSCSEPTVKDNKLIISAENITYGLQVLHGIQNENKSTKKSLKDVVTENEFEKKLLSDVIPPSDIGVSFDDIGALENVKDTLKELVMLPLQRPELFGKGQLTKPTKGILLFGPPGTGKTMLAKAVATEAGANFINISMSSITSKWFGEGEKYVKAVFSLASKIAPSVIFVDEVDSMLGRRENPGEHEAMRKMKNEFMINWDGLRTKDKERVLVLAATNRPFDLDEAVIRRLPRRLMVNLPDSANRSKILSVILAKEEMAEDVDLEAIANMTDGYSGSDLKNLCVTAAHLPIREILEKEKKERSVAKAENRPTPQLYNSTNIRPLNMNDFKTAHEQVCASVSTDSSNMNELQQWNELYGEGGSRKKTSLSYFM; encoded by the exons ATGGTTGAGACAAGGCGTAGCTCTTCCGCTTCAAAGCGGCTCTCTCCTCCCGAAACTTCATCTTCACGCCCTTCCAAACGATCCAAG gtggcggcggcggcggcggaacCGGCGGGGTCTTCGTCGGCGAGTGACGTGCCGATTGAAAGTCAAAATCCGGTTTCGGTTCCTGTGTCGGAATCTGTGGAGCCGAAGCCGACAACTAACGATGCGGAAAGGCCAGTTATTGCAAACGGTGAGGCCCCGACAGTGGCGAACTGTCCTGATTCCGACATAAACCAGCAACAAGTCCAAGGCTTGGTGACACCAACCCCcacag gtgAAGCTGTGATTGAAGCCGACAAGTCGAAATCCAAATCCGGGAAGAAGCGGAGTAAGGCCCCTTGGGCTAAGCTTCTTTCTCAGTACCCACAG AACCCTCATCGTGTCATGAGAGGCCCTGTGTTTACTGTTGGACGGAAAGGATGCGATTTATATATCAAAGATCAATCCATGCCCAGCGTTCTATGTGAACTCAGGCTGATGGAG CAGCAGGGAGGTCCTTCAGTTGCCTCGCTGGAGATAATAGGGAATGGAGTTCTTGTTCAGGTCAATGGCAAGAATTACCAAAAGAGTACTTGTGTTCATCTCCGGGGTGGTGATGAGGTTATCTTCAGCACCCCTGCCAAACATGCTTAT ATCTTTCAACCTCTGAAAGATGAAAACCTAGCTGCACCAGACAGAGCTTCTTCACTGAGCATCTTCGAAGCGCAGAGTAGTGCCCCTCTCAAAGGGCTTCATGTCGAGACAAGGGCAGGAGACTCTTCATCTCTCCACGAATCCTCTCTATTGGCGTCTTTAAGAAAGATTCACAATCTCCCTTTTCTTCCACCTACTGGTAAAAACGGCAAAAGGAAGCAAAAGAATCCAGAGGTGTCTGTGCTACCTTCCAGCTCCGATGACTGCATCATTCCGGATGTCGATATGAATGACGCGGACAGTAGCAATGATCACGCCGCTGAAAAAACGGTTGCCTCACCTTCTTTAACTGCCAACGACGACATTAATGCCGATGGAAACGGAATGGATCCGTCTCAAGAAACTGAAGAAGGTGTAAGTATTCCTGGTCCTGGATATGATATTAGACCAGTTTTGCGCCTACTTGATTTTAGGGGTAACGTTTCAAAAATGCTCAAGGATGATGGAAGGGAAGTGAAGGAAGTGCCGAAAGAGTATGACAGTTCATCAGCTTCGGTAGCAACCAGACGTCAAGCACATAAGGATTTTTTGCGAGCAGGAGTTCTCAATCCTCAGGACATAGACGTTTCTTTTGACAACTTCCCATATTATTTAAG TGGCACAACTAAGGATGTTCTGATAACATCTACGTATGTCCATATGAAGTCTCAAAGCAAGTTTGCAAAGTATGCATCAGATCTGTCGACAGTGTGTCCCCGTATCTTGCTCTCTGGGCCAGCTG GCTCTGAGATATATCAGGAAGTCTTAGCAAAAGCGCTTGCTAAAAATTTCGGGGCCAAATTGATGATTGTTGACTCGCTCTTATTACCTGGG GGAACAACAGCTAAGGAAGCAGATTCTTCCAAAGAAAGTTCCAGGCGTGAAAGATTGTCTGCGTTTGCCAAACGAGCCGTACAGGCTGCACATGCTGTTGTCTTGCAGCATAAGAAACCTACTTCAAGTGTTGAGGCTAACATAACAGGTGGATCAACATTGAGTTCTCAGGCTGTTATGAGGCAAGAAGTGTCAACCGCAACCTCTAAAAGTTACACCTTCAAAGCTG GTGATCGAGTGAAGTTTGTAGGCCCTGCAACTTCTTCACTTACTTCTTTCCATACCGCCGCACATAG tGCTATTCTATCCAGAGGACCGACAACAGGTTTACAGGGCAAAGTACTCCTTGCCTTTGAAGACAATATATCTTCAAAAGTTGGGGTTAGATTTGATAGACCGATAGTGGATGGCAATGATCTCGGAGGTCTATGCGAAAAAGACCGTGGTTTCTTTTGTACTg CGACTTCACTTCGGTTAGATAGTTCTTCCAGCGACAATGCTAATAGGTTTGCCATTAATGAAATCTTTGAG GTGGTTTCTAATGAAAGTGAAAAAGGGTCATTGATATTGTTCTTGAAAGACATTGACAAATCTGTGTCGGGGAACTCGGAAGTGTATGTAACATTGAAGAGCAAGCTTGACAAGTTACCTGAGAACGTTGTTGTCATAGCTTCGCAAACCCAATTGGACAGCCGAAAGGAGAAA tcCCATCCTGGAGGTTTCTTTTTCACCAAGTTTGGCAGCAACCAGACAGCATTGCTGGATCTTGCATTTCCG GATAACCTTGGTGGTAGACTGCAGGATAGGAACAAAGAAATGCCTAAAGCAGTGAAACAAATCACTAGGCTATTTCCTAACAAAGTGACCATCCAGTTACCTGAT gACGAAGCTTTACTCTTGGACTGGAAAGAGAAACTCGACCGTGATACAGAGATCCTGAAGGCTCAAGCTAATATTACCAGCATCCGTGCG GTCCTTAGCAAAAACCGTCTGGAGTGCCCTGACCTCGAAACCTTGTGCATCAAAGATCAATCCCTTCCGACTGATA GCGTGGAGAAAGTGGTTGGCTGGGCTTTCAGTCACCATCTTATGAGCTGCTCAGAACCTACGGTCAAAGACAACAAGCTTATCATCTCTGCCGAAAA CATCACATATGGCCTGCAGGTGTTGCATGGGATTCAAAACGAAAACAAGAGCACAAAGAAATCTCTCAAA GATGTTGTTACCGAGAATGAATTCGAGAAAAAGCTACTATCCGACGTCATTCCTCCGAGTGATATTGGTGTTTCATTTGATGATATTGGGGCTTTGGAAAATGTGAAAGACACCTTGAAGGAGCTGGTTATGCTTCCTCTTCAAAGACCTGAATTGTTTGGCAAAGGCCAGCTCACAAAG CCAACAAAGGGTATACTGTTGTTTGGACCGCCTGGTACAGGGAAGACGATGCTGGCAAAGGCAGTTGCAACTGAGGCTGGTGCAAACTTCATCAATATTTCTATGTCCAGCATTACTTCgaag TGGTTTGGTGAGGGAGAGAAGTATGTAAAAGCCGTTTTCTCTTTGGCAAGTAAGATAGCTCCGAGCGTCATTTTTGTTGATGAG GTTGATAGCATGTTGGGAAGAAGGGAGAATCCAGGAGAACATGAAGCTATGCGTAAGATGAAGAACGAGTTCATGATAAACTGGGACGGCTTGCGCACAAAGGATAAGGAACGAGTTTTAGTACTAGCTGCTACCAACAGGCCATTCGACCTTGACGAAGCTGTGATTAGAAGGCTTCCGCGAAG GTTGATGGTTAATCTGCCGGATTCAGCAAACAGATCGAAGATATTGAGCGTAATATTGGCAAAAGAAGAGATGGCAGAGGACGTTGATTTAGAAGCTATAGCAAACATGACAGATGGCTACTCAGGGAGTGACTTAAAG AATCTTTGCGTGACCGCAGCGCATCTACCTATCCGAGAGATactggaaaaagaaaagaag GAGAGAAGTGTGGCTAAGGCTGAAAACCGACCAACGCCGCAGTTATATAATAGTACAAACATCAGGCCTTTGAACATGAATGATTTCAAGACCGCACATGAACAG GTTTGTGCGAGTGTGTCGACTGATTCATCAAACATGAACGAGCTGCAGCAATGGAACGAGCTATATGGAGAAGGAGGGTCAAGGAAGAAGACGTCACTCAGCTACTTCATGTAA